DNA from Polaribacter sp. NJDZ03:
ATTCTAATAGTTTGGTTGCAGGTAAAGGAATTGAACGTCTTATAAATGCAGGAATTAATGTTATTGTAGGGGTTTTAGAAGATGAATGTAAAGAAGATCACAATCGTTTTTTTACGGTTCAGAATAAAAAAAGACCTTATATTATTTTAAAATGGGCACAAACTAAAGACGGATTTGTAGCTCCTTTAACAAAAGTTGAACAGAAACCAGTTTGGATTTCCAATCCATACTCTCAGCAATTAGTCCACAAATGGAGAGCACAAGAACACGCAATTTTAGTAGGGACAAATACGGTTATTGCAGACAACCCGAAGTTAAATGTAAGGAGTTGGACGGGGCATAACCCTGTTAGAATTGTTTTAGATGGTACTTTAAGAATTCCGGAAGACAGTAATATTCTAGACGGAAGTGTAAAGACGATTGTTATTTGTGATAAAAAAATACTGAATAGCAAGGGGTTTCAACCCCTTGAAAATAGAAATAAAATCATTTTTGAAGCAATTGATTTTCAAAATAATATAGCAAAACAAGTTTGCGATGTTTTACAAAAACACCAAATTCAATCTGTAATTATAGAAGGAGGTAGTCAAACTTTACAAACTTTTATTGATGAAAATATTTGGGATGAAGCTCGTGTTTTTGTTGGAGAAACCACATTTAAAGTAGGAGTGAAGGCACCTGTTTTTAAGAAAGTAGTTAAAGAAGAAATAAACATCAAAACAGATGTTTTAAAAATATATACAAATGATTAAAAACATCATTTTCGATTTTGGCGATATTTTTATCAACCTAGATAAAAAACGTTTTGCAAATGAATTACTAGACTTAGGGATTTCGCAAGAAGCAGAAGTCAATTTGCCAATTTTGAACGAGTATGAAATGGGACTGATTTCTACAGAAGAGTTTGTTGTTTTTTTTGAAGCTAAGTTCAATGTTCCAAAAGAAAAATTAGTAAAAGCTTGGAATTCTATTCTGTTAGATTTTCCGTTAAACCGATTAAAGTTTATTCAGGAATTAGCAGAAAGTAAAAAGTATAGATTATTTTTATTAAGCAATACCAATGATTTACATATTTCTTGGATTCAAAATAATGTTGGAATGGAATTCTATAATTCCTTTAAAATTTGTTTCGAACAGTTTTATTTAACACACGAAATTCATTTAAGAAAACCAAATACTGATATTTATGAATTTGTGTTGAATGAGAATAATTTAATTGCAGAAGAAACACTTTTTATAGATGATACTAAAGAAAATACAGTTTCTGCAAATACTTTAGGCATTCATACTTGGAATTTAATTCCGGGTAAAGAAGAGGTAACAGAATTATTTACAAAAAAGGAAAATTTATTTTGATTTATTTAATTTTCAGCATTCTTTTTTCAACCTCACTATTTGTCATCTTTAAATATTTTGATATTTATAAAATTGATACTTTAAAAGCAATTGTTGTAAATTATTTGGTTGCTTTCGCTTTTGGTTTCGGTTTGTCTGAAATTACATTTTCTATTAATGAGATACCTGAAAAACCATGGTTTTTTGGAGCTATTGTTTTAGGAGCATTATTTGTTGCTATCTTTTTTGTAATGGCAAATACAGCACAGCAAAATGGAGTTTCAGTGGCTTCTGTTGCAGGTAAAATGTCTGTAGTTATTCCGGTAGTTTTTGGTGTTTTACTATATGATGAATCAGTAACATATTTAAAAATTATAGGAATTTTAATTGCGTTAGTTTCTGTGTATTTAGCTTCTGTAAAAGAGGATAAGAACAGCTTAAAAAAAGCAGGATTATTATTTCCTATATTACTCTTTTTTGGTTCTGGAGCTATAGATACAACTCTTAAATATGTAGAAGTTAATTTTGTTCAGAAAAATGAAGCATCTCTTTTTTCTGGTAGTTTATTTGGTTTTGCAGCAATATTTGGATTGCTAATTTTATTAATTAAAACGATTCAGAAAAAAGAACCCTTTGAATTTAAAAATATAATTGCAGGTATTATTTTAGGAGTTCCTAATTACTTTACCATTGTATTTTTAATTAAAGCAATGCAAACAGCAGGAATTGAAAGTTCTACTTTGTTTACCATAAATAATGTATCTGTTGTAGTAGTATCTACCTTGGTTGGATTATTGTTGTTTAAAGAAAAATTTAGTTTAAAAAATAAAATAGGAGTTGCATTGGCAATTTTAGGAATTGTATTGGTAACCATTGCTTAATATGTTAGAAGACGTTTATAAAACTATAGAAAAACCATCTGAAGAAACGCTTTTTAAAGAAAAAGGGTCTAAGTTTTTTGGGTATGCTTTCCCTGTTTTATCAGAAGAAGATGTAAAAGAACATTTGGAAGAGTTAAGAAAGAAACATCATGCTGCACGTCATTTTTGTTATGCCTATCAATTAGGTATTGAAGATGTAAAATTTAGAGCAAATGATGATGGAGAACCTAATAATTCTGCAGGTTTACCTATTTATGGTCAAATACAATCATTTGAAGTAACGAATGTTTTAATTGTTTCTGTCCGTTATTTTGGAGGTACAAAATTAGGTGTTGGAGGTTTAATTTCTGCGTACAAAACGTCTGCTCAAATTAGTTTAGAAGCTGCTGATATTTTAGAAAAAACCATCAATATTTTTTATAAGTTAACTTTTGAGTACGATATGATGAATGCTGTACAAAGAGTTGTCAAAGAGAAAAATATTGAGATTACCAATCAAAAATTAGAAATGAATTGCGAGTACACCATTTCTATCAGAAAAAAAGATGCACAAGCAATTTATACTATTTTTGATACTTTATATAAAGTTGATATTAAAGAATTAGAGTAATAGTTTAGTTTAAGAAAAGCCTTTTTTTTATTAAACTGTTAATACCCCAAACCTTTTAATAAATGATCTGGACAGCGAGTTGGTTTCATCGTTTTAGAATTCATAAAAGCTAAAACAGAACTTCCTGTACAAATGAGCTCGTCATTCTGATTTACAATTTCATACTCAAACTCAATTTTAACCATTGGTTTCTTTTTCAATATTGTTTTTATGGTTAAAACATCGTCATACAAGGCCGATTTTATAAATTTAAAATTTATAGAAATAACAGGAAGCATTATCCCGCTTAATTCCATATCTTTGTATGTAACCCCTAAAGATCGCATCCATTCTGT
Protein-coding regions in this window:
- the ribD gene encoding bifunctional diaminohydroxyphosphoribosylaminopyrimidine deaminase/5-amino-6-(5-phosphoribosylamino)uracil reductase RibD; translation: MVIDHKTYIKRCLQIAKNGIGTSRPNPSVGAVVVYQNKIIGEGFTSAYGGNHAEVNAINAVKDKALLKKATIYVTLEPCSHFGKTPPCADLIVKHQLKNVVVGCVDSNSLVAGKGIERLINAGINVIVGVLEDECKEDHNRFFTVQNKKRPYIILKWAQTKDGFVAPLTKVEQKPVWISNPYSQQLVHKWRAQEHAILVGTNTVIADNPKLNVRSWTGHNPVRIVLDGTLRIPEDSNILDGSVKTIVICDKKILNSKGFQPLENRNKIIFEAIDFQNNIAKQVCDVLQKHQIQSVIIEGGSQTLQTFIDENIWDEARVFVGETTFKVGVKAPVFKKVVKEEINIKTDVLKIYTND
- a CDS encoding HAD-IA family hydrolase, with the translated sequence MIKNIIFDFGDIFINLDKKRFANELLDLGISQEAEVNLPILNEYEMGLISTEEFVVFFEAKFNVPKEKLVKAWNSILLDFPLNRLKFIQELAESKKYRLFLLSNTNDLHISWIQNNVGMEFYNSFKICFEQFYLTHEIHLRKPNTDIYEFVLNENNLIAEETLFIDDTKENTVSANTLGIHTWNLIPGKEEVTELFTKKENLF
- a CDS encoding EamA family transporter, producing the protein MIYLIFSILFSTSLFVIFKYFDIYKIDTLKAIVVNYLVAFAFGFGLSEITFSINEIPEKPWFFGAIVLGALFVAIFFVMANTAQQNGVSVASVAGKMSVVIPVVFGVLLYDESVTYLKIIGILIALVSVYLASVKEDKNSLKKAGLLFPILLFFGSGAIDTTLKYVEVNFVQKNEASLFSGSLFGFAAIFGLLILLIKTIQKKEPFEFKNIIAGIILGVPNYFTIVFLIKAMQTAGIESSTLFTINNVSVVVVSTLVGLLLFKEKFSLKNKIGVALAILGIVLVTIA
- a CDS encoding YigZ family protein yields the protein MLEDVYKTIEKPSEETLFKEKGSKFFGYAFPVLSEEDVKEHLEELRKKHHAARHFCYAYQLGIEDVKFRANDDGEPNNSAGLPIYGQIQSFEVTNVLIVSVRYFGGTKLGVGGLISAYKTSAQISLEAADILEKTINIFYKLTFEYDMMNAVQRVVKEKNIEITNQKLEMNCEYTISIRKKDAQAIYTIFDTLYKVDIKELE
- a CDS encoding thioesterase family protein, producing MKKSITKTRIRYSETDQMGVVYHGNYAQFFELGRTEWMRSLGVTYKDMELSGIMLPVISINFKFIKSALYDDVLTIKTILKKKPMVKIEFEYEIVNQNDELICTGSSVLAFMNSKTMKPTRCPDHLLKGLGY